Proteins encoded together in one Lathyrus oleraceus cultivar Zhongwan6 chromosome 5, CAAS_Psat_ZW6_1.0, whole genome shotgun sequence window:
- the LOC127082635 gene encoding uncharacterized protein LOC127082635 translates to MSQHPSSSGTKSSQHAKTPSMEFVDEDIMDVTPLCMIPGDTTGTSSKAGDKKGNTSGNSSLPKDIYYTDRAIRRLVTRILSEGHKVEGVSTPLSRREPSPEGEPHADKDDDSSISEKEVVAEGLCFLGKTLPSKKQNVPQENIIDLEEESTEGEDDPFHLVKPSVAEKLRTKKGKRVGPSKSWSKVEVGKRKERDSSDFEENVKDDVPDISPAKRQAGQKSPGKTVAATGVQLDKISFHMKDGAAKWKYVIQIRVAIEKELGQEVIEVKEIIELIKNAGLMKTMVTLP, encoded by the exons atgtctcaacatccatcatcatctggtACCAAATCCTCCCAACATGCAAAGACTCCTTCTATGGAGTTTGTAGATGAAGACATAATGGACGTCACTCCTCTGTGCATGATACCGGGCGACACCACTGGTACTTCCTCCAAGGCTGGAGATAAGAAAGGTAATACCTCTGGTAACTCCTCTCTTCCTAAAGATATATACTACACCGATCGTGCTATAAGGAGACTGGTTACGAGAATTCTGAGTGAAGGACATAAAGTTGAAGGagtttctacccctctgtccagaagggaacCCTCCCCTGAGGGAGAACCCCATGCagataaagatgatgattcatctatATCTGAAAAGGAGGTGGTTGCTGAAGGGCTTTGCTttctaggtaaaaccctacctagcaagaaacaAAATGTGCCTCAAGAAAATATTATTGATCTGGAGGAAGAAAGCACTGAAGGAGAGGATGATCCTTTTCATCTGGTTAAACCTAGCGTAGCTGAGAAACTGAGAACTAAGAAAGGAAAAA GAGTAGGACCCTCAAAATCCTGGAGCAAGGTTGAGGttggaaaaagaaaagaaagagacAGCTCTGATTTTGAGGAGAATGTtaaagacgatgtcccagacatctcccctgcaaaaaggcaggctgGTCAGAAATCTCCTGGCAAGACTGTTGCTGCTACTGGTGTACAGCTTGACAAAATCTCCTTTCACATGaaagatggagcagcaaaatggaaatATGTCATTCAGATAAGAGTAGCCATTGAAAAAGAGCTTGGACAAGAAGTTATAGAAGTAAAGGAGATAATTGAGCTGATCAAGAATGCTGGACTCATGAAGACTATGGTGACCCTACCCTAA